One window from the genome of Nicotiana tomentosiformis chromosome 5, ASM39032v3, whole genome shotgun sequence encodes:
- the LOC104088528 gene encoding dirigent protein 25-like: protein MEMIKSPSKLAIFWFFFFFLTHRSFSARTLNNNPSPANHHHYHAHHEISFYMLDVLSQKHRSSKSAPTKVNSHQLPFSKPLGYFPPVGGIPLTDTNPSVEMNGLHTHTLDLEGISMTFPAIATLQELELGTVTTIDEDIYEGSIYGSTLMGKAQGMYVASSEDGSSHMMAMTTSFLSNEYKDSLRFFGMHKGDVFESHIAVIGGTGKYHDANGYATVKIVNATSNKSEGTYKILSFSVCLG from the coding sequence ATGGAGATGATAAAATCTCCTTCTAAACTAGCCATTTTttggttcttcttcttcttcttgacgCATCGATCATTTTCTGCAAGAACTCTGAATAACAATCCTTCCCCAGCAAACCATCATCATTATCATGCACACCATGAAATATCCTTTTACATGCTAGATGTTCTTAGCCAAAAACACCGTTCGTCAAAATCTGCACCAACAAAAGTAAATAGTCATCAGCTTCCCTTCTCGAAACCATTAGGCTATTTCCCTCCTGTGGGAGGCATTCCATTGACCGACACAAATCCAAGTGTTGAAATGAATGGATTGCATACTCACACGCTTGATTTGGAAGGAATCAGCATGACATTCCCAGCTATAGCTACACTTCAGGAATTAGAGCTAGGGACAGTGACAACAATCGATGAGGACATATACGAAGGTTCCATTTATGGCTCGACTTTGATGGGAAAAGCTCAAGGAATGTATGTCGCTAGTTCAGAAGATGGCAGCAGTCATATGATGGCAATGACTACTAGCTTTCTTAGTAATGAATACAAGGATAGTTTAAGGTTTTTCGGGATGCATAAGGGTGATGTTTTTGAATCACATATAGCAGTAATTGGTGGCACTGGAAAGTATCATGATGCAAATGGCTATGCTACTGTCAAGATTGTCAATGCAACCTCTAATAAGAGTGAAGGAACATACAAGATTCTTTCATTCAGTGTTTGTCTTGGTTAA